Genomic DNA from Borrelia puertoricensis:
GAGCAAGTCCCATAAAAACACTCCTTATGTAATTATTATATAATATTTTAACTGTTATAGGAACCTTATTTTAGTAAAATGTGCTCTGAGGGTACGCATGCTTAGAGTCAATAACATATATGATGCTGATAGGCTATCTAATGAATCATCATCACTCTTACCATCTCCTTTGTACTTATAAATATCAGATACAGCTGACTTACTTGAATAATCCATAATACTAAGTTTAGATGTTGCAAATGGCTCTATTAATGTAGCAATTCTAGTAAATTTATTACTTATAGGTTTAATTGGAGCAATTTTAAAATTATGACTCATACCCGCCCTAAGTTTAAGAAACGTTTTAGTCACATTCCCATGCCCAGAAACGTTATCCCTATCTTCAACATATAGTTTGTGTACATTAAGATTTGTAAGTATAGTTTTAATTGTATTTAACATTTTAGGATCACCTACTGGTAACTTTTCTTGAAAAATAAATGCATAATAACTTTGATCTACTCTCTCCAAAACACAAAGGGCTGTATTATCGCCTCCTATACTATATGCAGGATCTAAATATGCTATAGGACTTTTAAATTCATGCTTACTTGTAAGATTAACATTAGTAAATATCGCATCACAGGACGGGACCCATTCTCCAAGTAGAACCTTTGCTTTATATGTTGGAATGTCCCTGTAAATCTCTTCTTGGGTTTTAATAAATTCTCTAGCAATTAATTCATTATCATATGTTGTAAAGTTATATGTAGAGTAAATTTTTGTATTATCAATATAATCAAGCTTAAAGAAATGTTCAGGATTATCTGGATTGGTATCAAATATAATTGCCTGCATTCCTACTCTAAGCCTTTTTAAACATTCTATTAATGTTTCTTTATGCAGCGTAGTTGCTTCATTAACGTAAATAAGCGCCGAATTAGACCCTCTAAACCGCTCAAAATCACTCACCTTATCACCACCATACAGATTAACTTTTAGTGAGTCTATTTCAAAATATGATGTATTAGAAAATTTTGGCTTAAAGGGTATCTTAAGCATACTAGCAATCTTTTCAAACTGCCCTAAAACATTAATCTTTAATGATTTTTGTGAATTTCCTATTATAAAATTATTAGTATCTTGCCTGTAAAGATGTCTATTCTTAATGAGCATCTTTAGATATAAATAACATGCTAGAAACGTCTTACCGCTAGCAATCCCACCTGAGAGGATAATTTTACTTTGTTTATTCTTCTCGATATTACGTATTACTTCAAGTTGCTTTTTAGTTAAGTGTCTCTGCTCAAACCCTTTAAAATCAACCTCCAATGCTTTAGGCTTAATAAAATCCATTATATCAATACCAAAATCACGCTTGTACTCTCGCTGCATTTCTTTAAATATAGGCAGCTTATATATATCCATTACCATATCCTTTAAATTTGTAATTTAGAGCGCACATCTGTATCAGTAGCTTTAAGCTTTAGCATTGTCTTGTAACATAGTGACATCTTCTTAAGTTCGAGATCCCTTTTAAGCTCATCGAGTTTAAGTTTTAACTCTTCAAGCTCACGACCCTCTTCTTCTGAATGTGCAACTTTTTTACTTAAAGTCTTCTTGTAAATATTGCTAATTTGAGACTCGAGTTCTTCTATTTTGTAATTATGAGTTTTAAGTTCTAACTCTAAATAACGACTAAATGAATTTATAAATTCTAGTCCCAACATACTTTTAGCCATACTAAACTGACTTTTAAGATCACGTGCTTGGGCTGTACTTTGTGATGCATGAAATAAGATTTTATTTAAAGTATCTTCACAAATAGTAAGCTTAACAGCACCATTAATATACTCAGGGGCATCTTTAATCTCTTCCCATTTGCGTCTCATCTTTCCTACATTAACACGACTAACTCCAAGCTCTTTTGCTATCCTCGCGTCATTAAGCTTCCCTTCTCTAAAATACACAACATAATCATCAAACGATTTCTTTACCCTACTCATACCTTTTAATATAAGTTAACTAATAGGTTAACAAAAATATATTTAACATAAAAATTATAACAAAACAACAAATTTTACAAAAACAATTAATACTTATACGTACATGTACATTAAGAAGATAAATAGAGATATATTTTTAAAACAAAAAGATAGGGGGATTTATATGAATAAAATTAATTTTATTTTGGTGTTGGCACTACTAATTAGTAGTTGTGAATATGAGCATGGAAATGCTACACCCAAAAGTAGAGTTAAAAGAAATTTGGAAGAACAAGAAGAAGTACAAAAAACACCTGAGGACGCATTAAGAGAAAAGCTAAATGATACTCAAAAGCAAGGCTTAGATTTCTTAAAAGATGCTTTAGGTGATGATTCTATTTTAAATAAAATCTTAAGTGCTGATGAATCTAAAATAAAGGAAGCCCTTGATCATATCCAAAGTGAACTTGCAAAATGCACAGGTGATGATGCTAGCGAGCAAAAAAAAACTTTTAAAGAGGTCGTAAAGGGTGCTCTTAATGGCGGTGAAAACTTAGACAAATTTAAAGATCAAGCAGCAAGCAATTGTAATGGAGCAGGAGCAGGTGGTTAAATACGCCTCTAATAACTAAAGATGAAAGTTAAGAAATGGGGATTTAAAAAAGAATATTTAAAAGAACAAGACAACAAAAATTCTAGATAAAGATGTGTAATAGAAAATAAATTAAACTCGTTATAAAAATGGTAAGAGTAACTATAAAAGTAAACTTTAAGTTAACAGAAATAGAGAATTTAAATTTTGTACTAAAAAACCCATCATTGCAAAGTTGAAAGATACTAAGTAGGCAAATAAAGGATATGGAAAGTAAAACTAGAAGTATTTGTTAAAGATAGCAAGAAGTATTATAGATATTTTGTGCTGCTTCTCCTTAAAACAACTTTTCTCTAAACTACAAGTATTCTACACACCATATTTTCCATGCAATGTAGACCTTTAAAAATTGACTCTACGTGTAAGTATTTGCTAATATTTTTATAACTAATTTTATCTATTTTTAATATGTTTAGTTAACTTTGAAATTACATGAAAGGAAAACATTTAATTAACTACAATCTTAACTTAAAAATTAAAGAATTAGAAATGCAAAATGAACGCTTAAGTGAAGAATTAACTTTAATTAAAAGTCAAAGCAAAACTAGACATACTAAAAAATTATCCCCCCCTTTAAGATTTTATCTAAATGACAGGACAATTAGACTTGTAAAACGCGCTATAGAGAGATTTAAAGAACAAGACCCAATATCTGGATGGTTTGTACACTTACTCTCAATTACTGGTTGTAGGGGTGTTGAGATGCAAAATGTAAAACTTACTGACATATATAAAGAGACGTGTAGTAATGGTGAAGTATTTTATTCTATTCGCGTTAATGTAGCTAAAAAGCGTAGCAATATCTGTATTAGAGAAGTAGTCATTAGTAAATCTGAATTTAAATCTATAATGCAAGCCCATCAAAACTACTTTTTATCTAAAGGAAAAAACACAAGACGTACATATCTATTTCAAAAAAGTAAACTTAAATTTCGTGACAATAAAATTAACATAAGTGAGATCGCAACTAGGTTTAAGGAATTACTCATTAAGGGAGGATTTAAACATCGCAAATCTTTGCATATACTTCGTAATATATTTATAGCATCACTAAAGTCTAGAGGATATAATTCATTTGAAATTAAAGAACTTATGAAATATTCATCTACTTCTGAGATTGATAATGTTTATGGTCTCTCAAGTGCAAGTAAAATACAGGCTTACAAAGATATCAAAACTAGCTTGAAATAAATTTTGCTAAATATCTATTTTTTTACAAAATATTATGTATAATAAATACAGCTTATTTATAAAATTTTTATATTAACCTTTTACCATTAAAAAAAAGAGACCGGAGAGTCTCTTTTTTTTATAAATAGAGATTTATATTTTTCTAAACACACGTTTAGACGTAACATTATACTCCCTTCCTCGCTCTCTAAGAGAGAGTGAATCATAAAGTACAGAAGACAAATTAGTTGCTATAAAATGATATCCTGGTGTATTTTTTATTTTAACTTCACTTATCTCAAATTCTCCATCTAAACATCTGTAAGCAGGGCCCTCCCACCTCACACTTGCACTGATATCAAACCGTCTCAGTACAGCGCATGGATTTAGAATATAACAATTACTTCTCATACACCCTGACTTAACAAAGTTATGATAATTCCTATTTATATCAAGAACACTAAACTGCAACTTTTTAAAAACTGATACGTAATAATGAAGAGCTAAAAAGTAACATCCCCACTGACGTACTTCTGAGACTAAATTTGGATTATTTTGCGTTATTTTCATATATAATCTCACTTACAATCTTTATTTTTTAAACCACCACCCCTACTTCCCTTAACTTAAATATAGATACTAAAAAGGAATATCCTCATAAAACTCATCTTCAAGCTTACTCTCATTAACATCTTGTGTTTTAATTGATGAGTTTAAGACGCAAATATCATTTACCAAAATACTGTATTTACTCTTACCCTCACCTGTACGCTTATCATTCCAACTTGAATAAGATAGGGCTCCACTAAGTACAACTTGAACCCCTCGTTTAAGTAAAGCAGCAAGACTCTCAGCTCTAGCTCCAAAAATCACACAGTCAAAAAATTGAGCCTGTCTTGTCACACAGTTATTCTTCTTTACACCTCTATTATTAGCTAGTGTAAATTTTAATATAGGAAAACTATTACTAGTATAAATAACCTCACAGTTTCTTGTTAAACGACCAGACATACTTAACGAGTTAATATCAAACACCAGAACTCTCCTCATCATGAAGCCTACTTAAAAGTTCCATACGTCTTAAATCACAATCAAGTCTCTCAAGATTTTCTAAAAATTCTCTTCTTGCATAATAAGCTTGAATGAGATTCTTTATACTTCTCACACCAAACTTACATAAAAATCTTAAAACCTTGTAAGTAATTACTACAAATAAAACCATAAACATAAATCTCATAAAGGTACCCTTAAACAGCTTTTAAAATAGGTGTAGACCATTCATTTGAATTACTACTAAAATTAGAAAGCCCATTCACTTGTGTATAACTATCACTAAACACCTTAAACCTATCTTTAATGGCTCTTTTTCTCATGTTTAACGAGAATAAAATTCCTTCAAAATTATAATAGATATTATCAATAATTGAATAAGTCCTCATCATATCTTGAATTTTTTCTTTTACTTTTAATTTAACTACTTTGGTAATCTCCTCAGCTTCTTTTGCTTTCTCAGCCTCAACTTTACTGATATGCTCAACCATTTTATTTAAAATAAAAATATCATTTTTTAAACCAAGCTCATTCTCAACTTCTAGATTTGTCAACTTAACAAACTTAAGAAATTCTTGTCTAAAGTCTAATTGTGCCAAGGTATTATAAAATTCACTTTTATTTAAAAATGATTTTATTCTCTCAACCAACTCTTCATTACTTGCACTCTCAATATCATTATAGCTTCTCATATACTTAAGAGCGTTGTTAATCTCAACATTAAAAGCCACCATATAAAACATAATCTTTGCTATAAATGCATCGTCTCTTTCAATAACACAGTTTGTAGTATCTCCACCAAATAAAAAGAATAAGTTTCCTTTTTTTAATCCTGTACATAAGAGTTGAATCTGCACTTGTACGTAATACTTAAAGAAATATTTATTATCTAGAAAATTACCAATTCTATTATATTCAGAAGCGCCGCATTGTATTTGAAATGAATCGCTGCATTTTGTCTCTAAAAGTTCAGCATCACCTTCCCCGTTAACAAACCAAGCATCAATTGTAGCACCAACTAAACAATCACTCTTACCAACTTTTTTAAAGTAATTATATTTATCAATACCGTTTGAATATTTATTTTTATGTAATATATGAATATTCTTATCATAGGTTTTTACAAATTCGTCAATTATTAAATTCTCTAAAGCCTTTCCCTTTCTCATACTCAAATTTTCTTCAAAAGGCATTTCCCTTCCTATAGCTTTAAGTATTCTCTCTAGCATTAATTTTTCTAAAGCATCAGCACCAATAAACATGCTTCCAACTTCACTAGCTCCTACCCTGTGTAAAGCTCTTCTTTGTATACTAAAGTCAACCTTACTATTAAACTTAAAACACTCATTCTTACCAATTTTTGGTAATTTACGTCCAACTCTACTTATTTTACTTAACTGTTTTTGTTTACCTTTAAGATTTTCTTGACTTTGA
This window encodes:
- a CDS encoding PBSX family phage terminase large subunit, giving the protein MDIYKLPIFKEMQREYKRDFGIDIMDFIKPKALEVDFKGFEQRHLTKKQLEVIRNIEKNKQSKIILSGGIASGKTFLACYLYLKMLIKNRHLYRQDTNNFIIGNSQKSLKINVLGQFEKIASMLKIPFKPKFSNTSYFEIDSLKVNLYGGDKVSDFERFRGSNSALIYVNEATTLHKETLIECLKRLRVGMQAIIFDTNPDNPEHFFKLDYIDNTKIYSTYNFTTYDNELIAREFIKTQEEIYRDIPTYKAKVLLGEWVPSCDAIFTNVNLTSKHEFKSPIAYLDPAYSIGGDNTALCVLERVDQSYYAFIFQEKLPVGDPKMLNTIKTILTNLNVHKLYVEDRDNVSGHGNVTKTFLKLRAGMSHNFKIAPIKPISNKFTRIATLIEPFATSKLSIMDYSSKSAVSDIYKYKGDGKSDDDSLDSLSASYMLLTLSMRTLRAHFTKIRFL
- a CDS encoding DUF603 domain-containing protein, with product MSRVKKSFDDYVVYFREGKLNDARIAKELGVSRVNVGKMRRKWEEIKDAPEYINGAVKLTICEDTLNKILFHASQSTAQARDLKSQFSMAKSMLGLEFINSFSRYLELELKTHNYKIEELESQISNIYKKTLSKKVAHSEEEGRELEELKLKLDELKRDLELKKMSLCYKTMLKLKATDTDVRSKLQI
- a CDS encoding Mlp family lipoprotein, with product MNKINFILVLALLISSCEYEHGNATPKSRVKRNLEEQEEVQKTPEDALREKLNDTQKQGLDFLKDALGDDSILNKILSADESKIKEALDHIQSELAKCTGDDASEQKKTFKEVVKGALNGGENLDKFKDQAASNCNGAGAGG
- a CDS encoding tyrosine-type recombinase/integrase, producing the protein MKGKHLINYNLNLKIKELEMQNERLSEELTLIKSQSKTRHTKKLSPPLRFYLNDRTIRLVKRAIERFKEQDPISGWFVHLLSITGCRGVEMQNVKLTDIYKETCSNGEVFYSIRVNVAKKRSNICIREVVISKSEFKSIMQAHQNYFLSKGKNTRRTYLFQKSKLKFRDNKINISEIATRFKELLIKGGFKHRKSLHILRNIFIASLKSRGYNSFEIKELMKYSSTSEIDNVYGLSSASKIQAYKDIKTSLK
- a CDS encoding DUF261 family protein; this translates as MKITQNNPNLVSEVRQWGCYFLALHYYVSVFKKLQFSVLDINRNYHNFVKSGCMRSNCYILNPCAVLRRFDISASVRWEGPAYRCLDGEFEISEVKIKNTPGYHFIATNLSSVLYDSLSLRERGREYNVTSKRVFRKI
- a CDS encoding single-stranded DNA-binding protein yields the protein MFDINSLSMSGRLTRNCEVIYTSNSFPILKFTLANNRGVKKNNCVTRQAQFFDCVIFGARAESLAALLKRGVQVVLSGALSYSSWNDKRTGEGKSKYSILVNDICVLNSSIKTQDVNESKLEDEFYEDIPF
- a CDS encoding DUF244 domain-containing protein, yielding MNTNVTKINEQRSKEEMQQFGLYRQMVFKGFESFAYQSQENLKGKQKQLSKISRVGRKLPKIGKNECFKFNSKVDFSIQRRALHRVGASEVGSMFIGADALEKLMLERILKAIGREMPFEENLSMRKGKALENLIIDEFVKTYDKNIHILHKNKYSNGIDKYNYFKKVGKSDCLVGATIDAWFVNGEGDAELLETKCSDSFQIQCGASEYNRIGNFLDNKYFFKYYVQVQIQLLCTGLKKGNLFFLFGGDTTNCVIERDDAFIAKIMFYMVAFNVEINNALKYMRSYNDIESASNEELVERIKSFLNKSEFYNTLAQLDFRQEFLKFVKLTNLEVENELGLKNDIFILNKMVEHISKVEAEKAKEAEEITKVVKLKVKEKIQDMMRTYSIIDNIYYNFEGILFSLNMRKRAIKDRFKVFSDSYTQVNGLSNFSSNSNEWSTPILKAV